The window tttagctcatactttaaaatgatatgaaaaaaatggagagatgaAATGGATAAAAACCACACATCGTGTTGGGCCCGCTAGCTGGAATGGATTATTGTCTAGGCAGGCGTGATGTAATATGCTTCCCTTTCTCTCTATCTCCTGCCATGAAtgattatttgatactcttgtagGGCATGAGGCTTGCCATGCATGTACTAAAAGTTTTACACTTAGCATAAATTAGGTCCTAAAACTAGGTTGACTGGACAACCTAACCTTAGATCCATAGACTTATTTTTGAACTAGAACTCTTACgcattttttaatttctaattgTCCAATAAATTCCTGCCAATctataatcaaataatcaaataatcaaaaaagcataatccttttttttttttttggttagcttgttagtacatcccactatcaattcacacttcactgttagccacccccactagggaattgataccaagacctcaatttTGAAACACGGTATCcgtcactcggtctaccacttgagctatggatcaaggtgtaaaAAGTATAATCTTTTGTCCGTGATACATATAAAATAAAACCTATGATTTGGACAACGTAATTTAAGTTACTTGTATGCCATCTTTTCAATTTCTAAATGCCTACCATTATCCATCACAATCTACCAAAAAATTGCATACTCTAAAAAGATACCATGGATAATAAGGATTGCCatatagaaatcatttttaaattacttagaaattgcatatgtgaaATATGAGCAAGTCAAATTGGACCACACAAATTACGGATACTATAATTTAATTATTTGACTATTGGATTgggatttaaaatttaaattagaaaaaaataaatccaatggttggataaaCAAGTTTCTatgaatcaaaggttaagattattcaattaatctgatCTTGAATAGCAGTAATGGCTTATTCAGTCTAATTTTGAGGTGTCACCTTAcatagtatcaaataacttccactTTTCAAATGCTCTCTTTCAAAGGCTATTTTGGTGCTACTCCTACCTCACTGCCATTTTGAGAATACGAAGGACATCATCATCATACGAGTCACTCATGTACTattatccggaccatccaaattgtagggtGCATTGCAAATGAAGCATGTTTCTATAATTATGTTGGTCAAGCAATCTTATCTGTCCAATTTATGAATTTGAAAGGCAGTTAAagcaaataataaaaaagaaaaaaaagaaaattaaaaaacagAATGGTCTTAACCCCAAGTGTAAAATCTAATGGTGGTTGTCGCTTGCCATCTTCTCATTGTAATTCCCCTATCATGTTCCATGTGGATGGGTCATTGATCTAGATAGCTTGGATTTATGtgtgtcaatatatatatatatatatatatatatatatatatatatatatatatatatatatatatatatatatatatatatatatggaaatggttatATGCGGTCCACCTCATGGaaactgtgtgggcccactgtgatgcgtgtcgaacatctaccccatcaagaaaatgcaccattccatggtgggcttcgggcttaaaattcaagtcaatccatgactgttatgggccacaccacatacaaaagttgagagggttaccctcccattaaaacattcataatcatttattggacctaccaagatgtggttcacaaatccagaccattcattatgtgtgtcccacttggatgaggggtcaaactaggttttagatgcatccaagtttcaggtggctccaccaagtgcttttatatatttcaggcatgtcttcacatgattttagatgttatggcccatctgagttccttatcctgctgatttttgggatattcaataatttaaaggggatccatcaaaatgcatggtgttgatgttcaacacacatcatggtggggcccacacagctcgacctcatgggaagttcccatgaggtcgaccgtacataaccatttcccacacacacacatatacagggAAAAGGTGCTCTGAGGTGGACCCATGGGAAGCTGCTCATGGGTTTTTATGGATGCTTAGGTGGCAATATAATTCGGTGGTTTATTTTAACTACTTGAATTCCATATGTGCAATTTCTGAGTAATTTCTAAGTGACTGCGTATCATCCTTCAGagtcagccagagtatcaaagcacAACTCTCTCATCACGCGCATTTCAAAGCTCTCCCAGATGCATAGCCCACATTCAGATGCATGGCCCACAGAAAAACAAACCATCCAATCTAAAATTCCAAAAAGCTCTGGCAGAGAAGGGAACAGAGCTGGTTTGACGTCCAAGGCCCGGCATCTCTTCCACCATCCATCACGGATTTAAACCCCTACCTTTCAAAAATCTacggaagaaaaaaagaaaagagtcaaAATCCTTCCTTTTCTACTCAGcttcctctctccctccctctttataTTTCGCTCACTTCCTCCTTTTCATTCCCTTTCCCTTCTTTACTTCCCAAACCTCTCTCTGAAAAGAAAAATCATCCCATCTTCAGGTTCTTTGAACCTTACCACATCCAAATACCCATTTTGTGGAAGCAAAAGCGCCTGACTTTTGTTCGATTCTTGCTGTTAACTGCCGAATCTCACCTGGGTCTTCGTTCTTTCGTCCCCCTCTTCGATTTTCTTTCTTGCCGCTGCTGAATCTCATTTGGGTCTTGGCTTTTTGTCGAATTGCTGCCTTTTCGTTGTCTGTTGCTGCAGAATCTCATCTGGGTCTTTCTTCTTTGGCCGAATTATTGCCTTTCTCCTGCTTTTCACTGCCGAATCTCATCTGGGTCTTCGTTATTTTGTTGAATTACCGCCTCTCTCCATCAGTTCCTATGGAAAAAGAGAAGCTTTTCATGAATTCCAATAGCCCAACTCCACTGAGCTATGGTGGATCATCGTCGTCGCCTCCCAACTGGCAGCAATCCTCGTCAGGTATGGATGTTCAGCTGGGTGAGTTGAATTGCACTCCCGAACAGTTGCCGTCTTGCTTTCTCAATCTCAATTGGGAGGGTTCGATGGACCAGAGCGTCCCGTTCGAATCCGCCCTCAGCTCGATTGTCTCATCTCCTGCTGCATCAAATGCTGCCGTTCCTGTTGAGAGTGTTGTCATTCGGGAACTGATAGGGCGGTTGGGGAGCATCTGTAACTCTGGCGAGATCTCGCCACGGTCACAGACAATGGGTGCCACCAGCCATGCTTCTTACATTGGAGGAAATAACAGTACTAACACCTCATGTTACAGCACGCCTCTGAATTCCCCACCTAAGCTCAATCTCTCCACCATGGATCATCAGGCCAGGGGGAATTTGCCCGTTCCAGGGGGTTCGATAGCAGGCCGCCCGAGTCTGGCCCCTTTCTCTGCTGATCCTGGCTTTGCAGAGAGAGCTGCCAAGTTCTCCTGCTTCGGCAATGGAAGTTATGGCAGCTTGACGAGCCAATTCGGGTTCCCTGAAACTGAATTTCCATATAGATCGTCACAGCCAAGGATGGAAAGCGGTAAGCTTTCAAGAGTCTCAAGCAGCCAGTCTCTCAAGGCTGGATCTCAGACAGGCATTTCAGAGAACAGGGAAATGGCGTTGCAGGAAGGGTTGGAGGCGGAGATGCGATCGGCTTCTGCGTCTGACAAGAAGTTCAATCGATTGTCGCGCTCTTCTAGCCCTGAAAATGCAGAATTCAGGATTGCCCGTGAAGAATCGTCGGCTTCCTATCAGATCACACGTGGGGAGCTCAAAGGCCCAAATGAGGTCAACGCCAGAAAGAGAAAAGCAGCTCCAAAGGGCAAGCCAAAGGAGCTCCCATCGACTTCCTCAGCCAAAGATGCTAAGGTATGCAAATGGATTTTTCTTAGATTTCTCAcccaaattctcaaattgtcttcATGGGTGTTAATAAAATTCAGAATTCCAAAACAAGTTCTCATGGATTTTGTTTCTTGGTTTGTCAAAATTCCAAATGCTCAATTGCAGGCAACTGAAGATGACGATTCAAGCACAAAGAGATGCAAGCCGGAGGAAGCCGCTGGTGCCGGAAAGAATGCCATAAAGCCAAAGGCCGAACAGAATAGCAATGGAGTGGAGGATTGTGatcagaagaaaggaaaagagaacaaTTCAAAGCCTCCCGAGCCGCCCAAGCAGGATTACATCCATGTCAGGGCAAGGAGAGGCCAAGCTACAGACAGCCACAGTCTAGCAGAAAGGGTGAGAATGGTGAATTTCGCTCTTGTAGTAGTGTATTTCTTTTATCACTTTGGCATTAACATGGTGGTAGTTCTTGGCCAGGTCCGAAGAGAGAAGATCAGCGAACGGATGAAGTTCCTGCAAGATCTGGTCCCAGGTTGCAATAAGGTAATGAAGAAGATCTGGATTCAGCAGCATTTTTGCATAAGCCGGTGGCATATGATTAcagaattttaattttaaatttctgGTTGAATTCTCATTGCAGGTGACTGGTAAAGCAGTTATGCTCGACGAGATCATAAACTACGTGCAGTCATTGCAGCGCCAGGTTGAGGTAAGCTCAGATATCTTTTTGGTTCAAGAAGTAATTCTGCATCTAGATTAGATTTTCCTGATACTGAAATTGAGATATCTATTTCAGTTCCTTTCTATGAAGCTGGCTACTGTGAATCCGAGGTTAGATTTCAATGTGGAAAGTCTCCTCTCAAAGGATGTAAGTCGAAAACGATTTGAGAATAACGTGTGAGGTAGATTTTGGGTGTGCTCGCAAATTGCGCTCAGTGGGGCTTCTCCCATTTTTTGCACTCCAAAAATGTGGTTGAGATAAGAACCGATGTGTTTCGATCACACCCAAATGCACGCCATTGTCTCTTCTTGGTTGTTTTTTACCATCATTTCTCTTTGCCTGAAATACACTTTTCTTTCAAATTCAGGTTCTTCACTCGCGCGGGCCGTTGGCACATACGGTGCATCCATTAGATTCATCAGCatcatcattttcttttatgcaccaAACACAACCAGGACCCCTCCAGAGCATTGGATCGAATGGACCATTGGATGCCCATTTCTCTCTAAatccattagatgccacactacGGCGGGCTCTTAGCATGCAGCTTCCGACCGGTGATGGATATGGGGATGCTTCTCAGGTAATTCTCCCTGTCAATTCATTCAAACCATTGGTGGTGCTTTCGCATCATCTCCACCTGTAGAAAGAATTCTAAGCAAGAAACATGAATGTTGCCTTTCAGCTCGCTAATGTCTGGGATGATGACCTTCAAAGTGTTGTCGAAATGGGTTTCGGACAGAATCAGGAAACGGCATTCCCACTGCAGAGCTTCCATGGTAGGAGATCAAACCAaatgtatgaaatttgtttcactTACACATCCAAACATAGTTTTGGAGTTTAATCAACTGACCTACAACATTATTCATCTGATGCAGGCTCAGtgcccacatcccacatgaaaattgAGCTCTAATAAGCataaaaagaaaaacccaaatctaaTCAAGCTCTCAACTTCGTCGCTGGAATGCATTCTTGGAATGAGAGGCCTTTTGTATATACAGAGATGTCAGTTTGAACCTGCGGACGGGAGTCCTTCGAACAATCTATCTTTAGGTCCGGacgggattatatatatatatatatttgctatcTCATCAGCAACTGATTCTTTCGAAAAATCTCACAAGTGTCCGTTGTAAAATCGTAACCTAATTGCATCCTGTGGTGAATAAGATCAACACCACATGTAAGATGTAACGCGGTGTCTCTGGATTCTGATTCGATCATGTTGGTATTGTAATTCGGAAATGTTATCATCGTCATTATTATAATTCATTGAATTTGAAATGATTTGATGTTCTTGTCACAACAATCATCGCCTCAATTTATTTGGTATAGCGGTAGAATGTCAGTTGCTACACTGCTTCTTAGATGAATGTTTCTTGCAAGTGCCCATCTACAAATCCCAAATGCAAGATCTCCCACTTGGGCACGCCCCACGGCAATTGTACCATtaaccaaaaatcaggttggtccacccATCAAATGGGACAGTTGGTTAATGCCTTCTTCAACTGTCTAACCTTCAATACACGTGCGGCCCAGGCGGTCCACCTGTTAACCGGCCTGGAGCCCACACACGTTCGCCAACATTGGGCACGTGGGTGTCGCATTTTCAGATTAGGACTTGCAAGTAGCTTTCCTCAGTTTGCTTAACTTGTGGGAATCCAAGTTCTTTGTTGCTTGTAAACAGCTGTTAAAGGAGCCCACTGCTGTCTTAATCCACCTAGAGATTGATTGAGATATCTTCTACAAATCCTATTACTGGATGCTGTAGATATTGAGCTGGAGTCAACTGCAATTTTCCAGCTGCAAAGGgactcttttttcctttctttctttctttcctttttttcttttttcctggcTATGTACTTTACGCAGGCCAACCAACACCTTGAAATCCCTTACCCATGTTTTCTCTTTTGTATTCCTCATCGGAACCTGTAACTATGTACTGGGAGATGTTGGTAAAGTAGGCCTTTCTGTGATGAGAAGAACAGCATCAAAAtgcccaggtggaccacaccatgatgttgaCCTTGTCCCAATAACCCATCTgtttaaaagggtttcaaaatcAAGTGATGCATAGAAGGATAATGCATTGGAAAATTCAGAAATGTATGGCCACCCAATATCCCAGACCACATGCACAGAAACCCCACTTCGTCGTTTTGCTAATCAGACTCGTGGTTATGTGATCCAGACcaatgatctgatgggccccaccttgaattCCCCCCAAAAGCCTCTGAGATTGGAATATCCTCGCTCTACGATCGGTGGCCTACAAAAAAAAGTACAGTGTGGCCCATGTCCAGCTGAGAACGCCAAAGATCGAATACCTTTTGGGGTATCTCTCATCCTCATGGACCCATCAGATCACCAATCCTGATGGTCGAACACCCACATCCACACATTTGCCCAGACCAACGGTCCAATAATACTTCAGCTGTTATGTCATTCATCTAAGAGAATGATCTTTGATGACATACAGATTTTCGTTTGCGTAAGGATTAGCAATTGACTAATCAATGTCTTAATCAATTCCAGATTTCACCTTATATAATATAGGAACACGATTGCCTTTTCGCTATCAATAAGATCAGAGTGAAAAATCTAGATACCAAAAGGCTTTTCCATCACTATCATGTCCACTCCTTGGATTCTGATAATCATCGATATCTATCATTTTATCTTTGCAATTTTATGTCCCATCAAGCTTAATCTTCTGATCACTGACTTGGGTTATCAGCTAATCGTCCAAATTTTCAATGTGGTTAGTGGAAAAAGCTTTGAAAGTTGGTGGTTCCCCACCGGATTTTCTCCGAAATTTCCGGACCCTGGGCGCAACAACATAGATGGAGGACAGTAACTCTTGATGttggaaggtggggcccacacagaaaaagaagagaagaaaaaggaacTGTTAGGAGAGATGGATTGTTCTTAATGATCACCAATGGTCCATTTTAGCCAGGCTGTCACTGTTTCCATCAGTAGGTATCTATaacctcattttttctctttctttcaccTCCACAAGCATTGCTTTAACTTGGGAGGAATAATCATATGATCGTCGGCTGGAGGACGATCAATATAGTGCCCTCTGGCTTTGATCACATACAATCTAGGCCCATCATTTGATGATCCAGATCATAAGTCTGATGGGTCCCATAATGAATGTAccatttctcaaaatctctccCTCATAGGACAATCCAAACGCTCCGATCTGTGTCCTGCCAATCAATGACTAAGAAAACGTGGCAATTTCCATATTCCACTGAGGGAAAAATGCCGAAGATCGACGGTTTGGATTGTTGGATGGTGGGCCAAGGATGGTATGATTTGTGGTGAGCCTGGTAGGTGATCTTTGTGAGGAAACAGTGTGTAAAGAATCATTGATTTCACCAACCATGGTCAGGAAGTTTTACATGGTTTCCAACTGTAAGGAGGATTTTGCAATTCAAAAGATGAAAGgctcattttcttctctttcaatCATCTGGTTGGAGTATCTACTTGTCATTGTCCCACCTCTTTCTTCTCCTTAAATCATGCAGTTGGTCTCTTTTGCATTTTCACTGGCATTGCTCCtctatttcatctttttgaatttttgtaatgGACGTTACTGGCATTTGTGTACaatgatcaggaccattgatttTCTTGGTCATCATGtggatgggccatagcccaaTAAACGACACGACTGGACTATTGTACCTGCACGATCATAGgcttcaaatggatggttggctCAAATTTGAACTGAaatgagcaaaggatccacattcAATGGGTGAAAATTACACTGATTTGATGGACGGACAGGATCGCCCTATCGCCCTGGGTCTTGATGGACCATCGAACTAGGGCCCTCCAGATCAGTGATTTTGATCACTCCCACCTTCACAAAGTTAGATTTTAATACTTCAATTGAATAGGCCGGTTCTGTGTAATGGatcatccaagtggggcccaccagatcagtGGCTTTGATCACTGCACCTTCAAAGAACCCTGTCAGAATTTATACTTCAATTCAATAAATGGGCACCCATCGGATGGACAGATAaatggtccatccaagtgggtcccaccagatcaatggtctatACGAAGCACTTTTGTCAACTGAAATAAATGGGTTATGTTATATTAACAACTAGATGTCATTTTCAGACCTGCTTTCCTGTTTCAATCTCATAGCTGGAgcatttacatttttttaattctGCACAATTACATGGTGGGGTATTGCTAATGCATGTCCCTTTTGAAAACCTATGTCCTCCCTTTCAGTTAAATGTcctgggccccacctatcatgtgCCTCAACTAGCCATTttctttaaatggtggtgactcacatggatcaattcccttcatatgAATCATCCGCATCATAGCATACTGAACCTAGCCAAAATTTTCACCTATTggacaatctcaaccattgaattcaGGACCGCCGGTCATTTCCTCCCCAACCGTCCATACTGAGGCCCCCACTTGGGAGATAGTAATTGTCATGTCAGCATAATTTTCAATGCACGCTGCACCCACATTGCGGCCCACGAttcagatggtctggattgaaTGAAAATCCAGGCCATGTATACAACAGATaattcaccaccatttaagaaatggtggagGAAGCACAGTTGTGGAGAAACCCAGTGTCCACAGAAGCATTCATGTCAGAGAAGACAAGGCCACAAGCTGTTTGTCTTATGGTCTCATGGATATGATAGAGTTGCTTGTGTTTAGAGTCCTTTTCTGGGATGGACTGCCAATGTGTTTTGTGGACACTGTCTGTGCTAGCCTCATTTCAACTAGGACTTGTTGGACATATTGCCTCTCATCCACTGGACATCCATACCCACAAGGAAATGATCCAAAAAGAGAATATCACATTAAAAGATCTTCCACTGATac is drawn from Magnolia sinica isolate HGM2019 chromosome 5, MsV1, whole genome shotgun sequence and contains these coding sequences:
- the LOC131246795 gene encoding transcription factor bHLH62-like isoform X2; the protein is MEKEKLFMNSNSPTPLSYGGSSSSPPNWQQSSSGMDVQLGELNCTPEQLPSCFLNLNWEGSMDQSVPFESALSSIVSSPAASNAAVPVESVVIRELIGRLGSICNSGEISPRSQTMGATSHASYIGGNNSTNTSCYSTPLNSPPKLNLSTMDHQARGNLPVPGGSIAGRPSLAPFSADPGFAERAAKFSCFGNGSYGSLTSQFGFPETEFPYRSSQPRMESGKLSRVSSSQSLKAGSQTGISENREMALQEGLEAEMRSASASDKKFNRLSRSSSPENAEFRIAREESSASYQITRGELKGPNEVNARKRKAAPKGKPKELPSTSSAKDAKATEDDDSSTKRCKPEEAAGAGKNAIKPKAEQNSNGVEDCDQKKGKENNSKPPEPPKQDYIHVRARRGQATDSHSLAERVRREKISERMKFLQDLVPGCNKVTGKAVMLDEIINYVQSLQRQVEFLSMKLATVNPRLDFNVESLLSKDVLHSRGPLAHTVHPLDSSASSFSFMHQTQPGPLQSIGSNGPLDAHFSLNPLDATLRRALSMQLPTGDGYGDASQLANVWDDDLQSVVEMGFGQNQETAFPLQSFHGSVPTSHMKIEL
- the LOC131246795 gene encoding transcription factor bHLH62-like isoform X1 encodes the protein MEKEKLFMNSNSPTPLSYGGSSSSPPNWQQSSSGMDVQLGELNCTPEQLPSCFLNLNWEGSMDQSVPFESALSSIVSSPAASNAAVPVESVVIRELIGRLGSICNSGEISPRSQTMGATSHASYIGGNNSTNTSCYSTPLNSPPKLNLSTMDHQARGNLPVPGGSIAGRPSLAPFSADPGFAERAAKFSCFGNGSYGSLTSQFGFPETEFPYRSSQPRMESGKLSRVSSSQSLKAGSQTGISENREMALQEGLEAEMRSASASDKKFNRLSRSSSPENAEFRIAREESSASYQITRGELKGPNEVNARKRKAAPKGKPKELPSTSSAKDAKATEDDDSSTKRCKPEEAAGAGKNAIKPKAEQNSNGVEDCDQKKGKENNSKPPEPPKQDYIHVRARRGQATDSHSLAERVRREKISERMKFLQDLVPGCNKVTGKAVMLDEIINYVQSLQRQVEFLSMKLATVNPRLDFNVESLLSKDVLHSRGPLAHTVHPLDSSASSFSFMHQTQPGPLQSIGSNGPLDAHFSLNPLDATLRRALSMQLPTGDGYGDASQLANVWDDDLQSVVEMGFGQNQETAFPLQSFHGRRSNQMLSAHIPHEN